In Sphingopyxis macrogoltabida, the sequence CGCGGTCGCGGCGATGCCGGAAAGCAGGGCCGCGCGCGCGGCACCAAGCGGGGAGAAGCAAGCCATATTCGTATCACCTTTCGAGCGGCTGGCCCCGTCGCAGCAGGGCAACCCCTTACCACGACAGCCATTGCGTCAGGATCAGCCATGCTCGAAAAGGGTGAACATACCGTTAGTATTGGAATAAGTTTGGACCGCACCCGTCGCAAACTGTGCCGTATTGACACAATTCTGCAATGATCAGACGAGCATCTCGCGCGCCGGCCCCTGCCCGAGAAAAGTCGCCGGGCTCGCCGAAGCGCCATAGGCACCGGCCTGAAATACCGCAATCAGGTCGCCGACATCGGCGCGCGGCAATGCGACCTGGTCGCCGAGGCGGTCGAGCGGGGTGCAGAGGCAGCCGACGACCGAAACCGTCTCGACCGCCTCGCCGCCGAAGCGGTTCGCGACGGCGATCGGATAGTTGCGGCGGATCACCGTCCCGAAATTGCCGCTTGCGGCGAGCTGGTGGTGGAGCCCGCCGTCGGTGACGAGGAAGGTCTCGCCATGGCTGACCTTCCGGTCGACGACACGGGTCAGATAAACCCCGGCCTCGGCAACGAGCCAGCGGCCAAGTTCCATCGCGAAGCGGCTGTCCTCAAGCGCCCGGTCGCGCGCGTCGAGCGTCTCGGCAAGCGCCGCACCAACCGCGGCAGCATCGACCGCCTTGTCGCCGGGGAAATAGGGCACCCCCATCCCGCCGCCGAGGTTGACGAGCGGCGGCACCGCGCCGGCCTCGTCGGCCAGCCGCGCCGCCAGCGCGACCGTCTGCGCCTGCGTCTCGGCGATCGCCGCGGCATCAAGTGCCTGCGATCCCGCGAAGATATGAAAGCCCTGCCAATCGGCCCCGGCGTCGATCAGGCGGCGCACCAGCGCCGGCACCTCATCGGCATCGACCCCGAACGGCTTGGCGCCGCCGCCCATCTTCATCCCCGATCCCTTGAGATCGAAGTCGGGATTGACCCGTACCGCGAGCTTCGGCGTCACGCCGAGCCGCGCGCCGATCGACAGCGCGCGTTCCGCTTCGCCCGCCGATTCAAGATTGAGCGTCGCGCCCGCCGCAATCGCTGCTTCGAGTTCACGGTCGCGCTTGCCGGGCCCGGCAAAGCTGATGTGGTCCGCCGCCATGCCGCTGGCGAGCGCCGCCTTGAGCTCGCCGCCCGACGCGACATCGAACCCGTCGACCAGCCGCGCCATATAAGCCAGTAACGGCGCATAGGGGTTCGCCTTCATCGCGAAATGCAACTGGACATTATCGGGCATCGCCGCCCGCCATTCGGCGACGCGCGCGGTCAGCAGTGCGCTGTCATAGACGAACAGCGGCGTGTCGCCCGCGGCATCGACCAGCGCCTCGGCGCGGTCGCTGCCGATCATCAGCATGCCGTCGTCGTCGGCCGTAAAACCGGGCGGGATCGGACCGTGCGGCTTCATGCCGTCACCTCCTGACGCCAATCCGCGGCGATCGCGACCCGGTCGAGCTTGCCGTTCGGGTTGCGCGGCAGTTCATCCCGCCATTCGACCACCTGCGGCTGCATGAAATTGGGAAGGTTCTGGCGCAAATAGGCCGCCAACCCTTCCCCATCAGCAACCCCGTCCTTGCCGCGCACGATCAGGATGATCGCGGCGCCCAGCCGCTCGTCGGGGATACCAAACGCGACCGCCTCATAGACAAGCCCCGAAGCCACCGCGACATCCTCGACCTCGGTCGGACTGACGCGATTGCCCGCGGTCTTGATCATCGCATCGTCGCGGCCGACGAAATAAAGGAGATGGTTGGCATCGCGGCGCACCGTGTCGCCCGACCAGACCGCCATGCCGCCATATTGCGACGCACGCGGCGCCGGCTTGAAGCGCTGCGCGGTCCGCTCCGCGTCCTGCCAATAGCCCTTGGCGACCAGCGGCCCGCAATGGACGAGTTCGCCCGGCTCCTCGTCGGCGGTGATCGTCCCGTCGGGGCGGCACACCAAAATTTCCGCATGGGGGATCGCGCGGCCCATCGAGGTCGGATGGTCGGCGACGAATTTCGGATCGAGATAAGTCGACCGGAACGCCTCGGTCAGCCCATACATCGGATAGATATCGGCGCTGGGGAACGTCGCCCGCATCGCGTCGATCAGCGAAGGCGTCAGCGCGCCGCCGCTGTTCGTCAATCGCCGCAGCGATCCGGCGGTTTCGGCAGGCCAATCGCTTTCGACGAGCTGGACCCAGAGCGGCGGCACGCCGGCAAGCGTCGTCGCGCCGTGCCGCGCGACCGCCTTCACGACGTCACGCGGGGTGAGGTAGTCGAGCGGCGCGACCCCGCCGCCGGCAAACCAGGTCGAGAGCAACTGGTTCTGCCCGTAATCGAAGCTCAGCGGCAGCACCGCAAGCACACGATCTTCGGGAGCCAGTTTCAGATAGGATGCGACGCTTTCGGCGCCGAGCCACAAATTGGCATGGCTCAGCATCACGCCCTTCGGCCGCCCCGTCGAACCGCTGGTATAAAGGATCGCCGCCAGATCGTCGGGTTCGGCGAGCGAGAGCGGCAACCCCTGCCCTCCCGAATCAATCACTTCCTCGGCGACCTTCAAATCCCGCACCGCGCATTCATCCAGCCGCGTGTCGCCGAGCATATCGGCGCGTGCACCGTTGGTGACTAGCAGCTTCGCGCCACTATCGGCAAGGATATGCGCAACCTGCGCCCCCTTGAGCAGCGGATTCACCGGCACATGGATCAGCCCGGCGCGCGCCGCGGCGAGCGGCATCATGCACGCGAGCCGCGTCTTCGCGCTCCAGCTCGCGACGCGCTCGCCCGGGCCGCCCGCCTGTTCGAGCAGCCATGATGCGAGCCGCCCGACACCGGCGTCGAGTTCGGCAAAGCGCGTTACCTTGTCGCCGATCAGCAGCGCAGCCGCATCCGGCGCGCCGCAGCGGGCGAGATGATCGATCGGATGCGAGGGCGGTTTTGCGGCTTTGGTCATCGGCTGTTAGGAGACTGGTGATAGAGGCCCGCACCATGCAAGGGAACGGTGAACATCCCGCTAATGATAGCAAAGTGGCGGCGGATGCGCGCGCTGCGGGCTTTGCCTCGCCCTTCGACCGCGGCGAATGGTTCGACCTGCTCGAGACGCATGGTTTTGCGGGCGCGGGACGTATCGATGCTCGCGGCACCAGCGATGGCGTCAGCGCCTGGCTGCCGCTTCGCCGCGAAGGACCGGGGCGTTTCGCGGGTCTCACCAACTGGTACAGCTTCTCGATCCGTCCGCTTTTCAGCGGTTCCGGGGATCGCGCCGCCGCGCTCGCCGACCTGTTCGGCAAGCTGCGCGAACAGGCGGCGCGCCTGTCGCTCTATCCCGTGCCCGATGCCGACCGCGCCGCGATCGCCGATGCGCTGCGTACTGCCGGCTGGTGGGTGAAAGCCCTTCCCGCAGGCGACCGCCACTGGCTCGACCTCTCCGATATGGATCATGATGGCTGGTGGGACAGCCGCCCCGGCGCGCTCAAGAATACGGTGAAGCGCAAGGCGAAGAAGGGCGTCGTCGATATCGCGCTGTTCGACGTCTTCGATGCGGACGCATGGGCCGCCTATGAGCAAATCTATGCCGCAAGCTGGAAACCCGAGGAAGGCGACCCCGCGCTGCTGCGCGCCTTTGCCGAGGCCGAGAGCGCGCGCGGCGCCTTTCGCATGGGGCTCGCACGGATCGCGGGCGAGCCGGTGGCGGCGCAATATTGGACGGTCGAGGACGGCTCCGCTTTCATCCACAAGCTGGCGCATGTCGAAGACAGCCTGAAGGCCTCGCCCGGCACCTTGCTGTCGGCCGCGCTCTTCCGCCATGTGATCGAGGTCGACGGCGTCCGGCGCGTCGATTTCGGCACCGGCAACGACGCCTACAAGCGCGACTGGATGAACCGCCACGAACCGCTGTGGCGGATCGAGGCTTTCAATCCGTCGCGCATCGCGGCATGGGGTCCGGCGTTGAAGGCCTTTGGCCGCTCCATGCTGGGGAAAGATACGTGACCGATCACATCAATGTCGATGCCACCTTGCGCGCGCTGCTCGCCGATGTTCTCGGCCTCGGCGAAGAGCGCGCCGCCGCGCTGACCGCCGACAGCGGCCTCTTCGGCGAGCTGCCCGAGTTCGATTCGATGGCGGTCGCAACGGTGCTCACCGAGATGGAGGACCGCCTCGGCATCCTCATCGACGATGACGAGATCGACGGCGAAATCTTTGAAACCTACGGCAATCTCCTCGCCTTCTCCGAACGCAAGGTCGCCGGCTGAGGCGGATGCGGAGCGGCATGGGCGAACAGCAGCTCCGCTTCGATCCCGCCGGGGTACCGCGCGCGACGATCCTGATCGTCCCGCCGCTGTTCGAGGAAGCGAACCGCACCCGCCGCACGCTGGTGCTCGCGATGCGCGCACTCGCGGTGGACGGATATGCGGCGCTCCTCCCCGACCTCCCCGGACAGAATGAAAGCCTCGTGCCGCTCGCCGATGTCGACCTCGCCCGCTGGCAGGATGCGCTTGCCGAGGTGACGGCGGCCATCGACGGTCCCGTAATCATCGCCTCGATCCGTGGCGGTGCGTTGATCGATCATCGGGCGAAGGGGACCGCATGGTGGCGCCTCGCTCCCGCCGGCGGCGCCTCGCTGCTCCGCACGCTGATGCGCGCACGCGTATCGGCCGACCGCGAGGCGGGGCTGGCTACCTCGCTCGAAAGCCTTCAGACCGAAGCGAAGGCCGCGCCGCTGCTGCTCGCCGGCAACCGCCTGTCGCCCGCGATGACGGAGCAGCTCGGTGCAGCCGAGGCCCAGCCCGTCAGCCCGCTGCGCAGCATCGGGCTCGGCGCCGACGGCATTGCCGGAACCCCGCTCTGGCTCCGCGCCGAGCCGGGCGAGGATGGCGCGATGGCGCAAGCCATTGCGGCCGATATCTCGGAATGGAGCCGGTCATGCGGCATCGGCTGACCTTTGCCTGCGACGGCGCCATGCTCGCCGCGACGCTCGACGAAGCCCCGGGGACGACCGGCCTGCTGATCGTCTCGGGTGGCAATGAAATCCGCAGCGGCGCGCACCGCGGCATGGCGATGCTCGCCGGGCGGGTCGCGGCCGCCGGCTATCCGGTGTTCCGCTTCGATCGCCGCGGCATCGGCGACAGCGAAGGCGCCAACGGCGGCTATACGAGCAACGCGCCCGATATCGCCGCCGCGATTGCGGCATTTCGCAACGCGGCGCCGCAGCTCACCCGCATCGCCGCCTTCGGCAATTGCGATGCCGCCAGTGCTCTGCTGCTCCATCAGCCGCTTCCCATCGATGCCCTGATCCTCGCCAACCCATGGACCTATGAGAGCGACGAAGCCGAGGCGGACGAGCCGGCATTACCCCCGGCCTCGGCGATCCGCGCGCGCTATCTGTCGCGGCTGAAGGACCCGAAGAGCTTGCTGCGGCTGTTCAAGGGCGAAATCGATATCGGCAAACTCTTCCGCGGCCTTTCGGCGCTTGGGAAACCAGCGGCACCCGCCGCCCCGGACGGCCTGCCGGCGCGCCTCGACGCGGCGCTTGCCGGCGTGGCCTGTCCCGCGACGATCCTGCTCGCGACCGGTGACCGGACGGCGCAAGCGTTTATCGAAAACTGCCGGACCGACAGCTTGTCGATCGAACGCCTCGCCAGCCCGTCGCACAGCTTCGCCGGCGACGATGCCGACTGGCTATTCCAGCGGATTCTCGGCGCCCTCGCGGGCTAGGCGTCGACCAGCGCGTGATATTCGGCCTCGGCGAGGAAGCGCTCGGCGTCGAGCGCGGCCATACAGCCCATGCCCGCCGCGGTCACCGCCTGCCGGTAGACCTTGTCGGTGACATCGCCCGCCGCGAACACCCCCGGGATGCTGGTAAGCGAAGTTCCCGGTGTGACCTCCAGATAGCCGTCGGCGTCGAGCGGCAGCTTGCCCTTGAACAACTCGGTCGACGGGCTGTGGCCGATTGCGACGAAGCCACCGTCGGTCGGCTCGTGGCTTGCTTCGCCGGTTACCGTGTCGATCAGGTCGACGCCGACGAGGCCTGAAACGCCCTCACCCGCGACGAAACGGTCGACGCGCTTGTTCCACAGCACCTTGATCTTCGGATTGGCGTGCAACCGGTCCTGCAAAATCTTCTCGGCGCGCAGATGATCGCGGCGGTGGATCAGCGTCACGTCGTCGCTATGGTTGGTGAGGTAAAGCGCCTCCTCGACCGCGGTGTTGCCGCCGCCGATCACCACGACCTTCTTGCCGCGATAGAAGAAGCCGTCGCAGGTCGCGCAGGCCGACACGCCCTTGCCGCCCAGTTCCTGCTCGCCCTCGACGCCCAGCCACTTGGCCTGCGCGCCAGTCGCGATCACCAGCGTTTCGGCCATGTAGACGTCGCCGCCGTCGCCGGTCAGCTTGAAGGGGCGCTGCGACAGGTCGACGTCGACGATGGTGTCCCAGATCATGCTGGTGCCGACATGCGTCGCCTGCGCGGTCATCTGTTCCATCAGCCACGGACCCTGGATCACCTCGGCGAAACCCGGATAATTTTCGACGTCGGTGGTGATCGTAAGCTGGCCGCCCGGCTGCAGCCCCTGCACGACGATGGGCATCATGCCCGCGCGCGCAGCATAGATGGCGGCGGAAAGGCCGGCCGGGCCCGAGCCGAGGATGAGCATCTTGGTGTGGTGAACGGCGGCCATGATCTTCCTTTGCAGCGCACTGTACGGACAAGCACAGATGGGTGTTGCCAACCGCGCTAGCAAGGGTCACCTTCCGCGCCAAGGGGAGTCGGAAAAATGGCGAGCTGGTGGGAACGTCATGGGGTGCCGCGGCTGATCAAATGCGCCTGCTCGCAGGGGCAGATCATGAAGCTGCGCAGCAAGATCGTGCCGCACGCACAGGGCGACGTCCTCGAACTCGGCTGCGGCGGCGGCATCAACATGGAATTTTACGATCCTTCGCGGATCGCGAGCTTCACCGGGCTCGACCCCTCGCCCGAATTGCTGGCGATGAGCCGCGCGGCGGCGCAGGCGCGCGGCATGACCGCCGACATCCGGGGCGGCGTCGGCGAAGCGATGCCGTTCGAAAGCGCGCGCTTCGACACCATCGTCACCACCTTCACCCTCTGCTCGGTCGCCGACCAGGCCGCGGTGCTCGCCGAGATCCGCCGCGTGCTGAAGCCCGGCGGCACCGCCCTGTTCCTCGAACATGGCGGAGCGCCTGACCCGGGCGTCGCGAAATGGCAGCGCCGAATCGAGCCCTTGTGGAAGCGGATCGGCGGCAATTGCCACCTGACCCGGCCGATCGCCGACGCCTATGAACGCGCGGGGTTTGCGGTCGACCGGCAAGCCGCCGCCTATGTACCTAAAACGCCCCGCCCCTTCGGCTGGACCGAATATGGCGCGGCCCGCCCGCTGCGTTGATCCGCCGCTTCGCAACGCTCTCCCCGGTAATGGTCAGCCGGGAATGCGGGCGATGACCTTGATCTCGAAGTCGAAGCCGGCAAGCCAGTTAACGCCGATCGCGGTCCAGTTCGGATAAGGCGCCTGCGGAAAGGTTTCGCTTTTGATCTTCATGATCGTTCCGAACTGATTTTCGGGATCGGTATGGAATGTCGTCACGTCGACGATATCGTCGAGCCCGCATCCGCCCGCCTGCAGAGTTGCCTTGAGATTCGCGAACGCCAGGCGGACCTGCGCCTCGAAATCGGGCTCGGGCGAACCATCGCTGCGGCTGCCGACCATCCCGGATACGAAGAGGAGATCGCCCGATCTGATCGCGGCGGAATAGGTCTGCGACGTATAGAGGTCATGCCGACCGGCAGGGAAGACAGGGTCACGCTGAGTCATGAGGAATTCTCCTTTGCGGGGCGCTCGAAAGCAATGCCAAGGGGTTGAATGTCGATTGGACATTTTTCATATACGGGACGTATATAGAATTCCTGTGGCGGCGTTCAAGTGACATACGCTGCGTATTTGAAATGGAGTCCATCATGGCTGCGCGGCGCCGGGCGGAAACAATGGAAGAAAACCGCGGCAAACTGATTGCCGCCGGACGCAAAGCCTTTGCGTCCGAAGGCTTTGCGGCAGCGTCGATGGACGAACTGACCGCATCCGTCGGCCTGACGCGCGGCGCGCTATACCATAATTTCGGCGACAAGCAGGGGCTGCTCGCGGCGGTCGTGGCGGAAGTCGATGGCGAAATGGCGGCGCGAGCCCGGGCCGCCAGCGCCGATGCGGGAGATGACTGGGAGCGCCTCCTCGCCGAAGGCGAAGCCTATATCGCGATGGCGCTTGATCCCGAGGTCCGACGGATCGTGCTCCTCGACGGCCCCGCCTTTCTGGGTGACCCGTCGCACTGGCCCAGCCAGAACGCCTGTCTGGAGGCAACGAAGCAAGTCGTCGAAAAATTGATTGCCGACGCTGTCATGAAGAGCGTCGATATCGAAGCCGCCGCCCGCCTCCTCTGCGGTGCAGCGCTGAATGCCGCCCTGTGGGTCGCGGCCAGCGACGATCCGCAATCGGTCCTGCCCAAGGCCGTCGGCGCCTTTCGCCTCATGGCAGAGGGTTTTCTCTCGCGGGAAGGCTGATTTTTCCCGCGCGCTCGGTCAAGTGACCGGCTCCTCCTTCTCGCCGACCTCGACGAGGCCGTGACCGACGCTCACCCGTTCGTCGAAGACGAAACAGCTCCCGTGCCAGCGGCTCTCGGTCTCGGGCACCTGTTCGAGATAGGCGAGAATGCCGCCCTTCAGATGCACCACATCCTCGACGCCCTCGCTGCGCAGGAAGGCGGTCGATTTCTCGCAGCGGATGCCGCCGGTACAGAACATCGCGATGCGCTTGCCTGCGAACTCGGCAGCATGGGCACGCCACCAGTCCGGGAAATCGCCGAAGCTTCGGGTCTGCGGGTCGACCGCGCCGGAAAAGCTGCCGTAGCCGACCTCGAACCCGTTGCGCGTGTCGATCAGCACCGTATCGGGATCGTCGACCAGCGCGTTCCAGTCGGCGGGATCGACATAGGGCGCCGCATTGCGTGCGGGGTCGAGCCCGGGCACCTTCATCGTCACGATTTCCTTCTTCAGCCGGACCTTCATGCGCTGGAAGGGCATCGCGGCGGCGGAAGAATATTTGACGTCGAGGCCGGCGCAATCGGGCAGCGCCCGGATATGGGCGATCACCGCGGCTACTCCTTCCGCGCTGGCCGCGACCGTGCCGTTGATACCTTCGCGCGCCAACAGCAGCGTGCCCTTGACCTCATGCGTAGCGCAAAGGTCGAGCAACGGCTGGCGCAGCGCGGCGGGGTCGTCGAACGGCGCGAAACGATAAAGGGCGGCAACCTGGAACATCGCGGCGGCATGTAGGCGCGATCGGCGCTCAGCGAAAGGGATCGCTCCGCCCGGTCGCATATTGCGCCATTGCCATCGTCGTCCACTGCGCATTGACGCGAATGCAGCTCGGGAAAACGCTGGCGTCGGTGACAAGGACATTGGTCGTCCCGTGCACCCGGCATCGGGGATCGACGACGCCATATTGCGGGCTCTCGTTGATCGCATTGCCGCCGTGCGGGTGGCTGCTCGACAGAGTGATATCGTCCTGTTCGCGAATCTCGCGCGCGAAGAAGGCGTCGATATCCATATCCGCCGTCACCGTTCGGCCGCTCGCGACCGCCGGATAGCATTCGATCGCGCCGGCGGCGAAATGGACCTTGGTCAATGTCGCCATCGCGCGACGCAGCACCGGCAGGTCGTCGGTCGTATCGAGCCGGAATTCGAGCTTGTCGTCCTTCACCCGCCCGCGCCGGTCGGCGGGAAACAAGATGCCCGCCGAATGGACGCGGCCGAAATTCTGCATCCTTGCCGCGTGATCGGCGAACCAACCGGGCATCAGCGACGCCATCGACATCGGCGGCTGAAAATGGCTTTCGAGCAGGAAGTCGCCGCAATCGACATAGCTCGCCATCTGGTCCTCGTCCCACGCGTCGCCGCCGACGCCGTCGGGCATCAAGGCGACGACCGGCGAAGCGACGTTGAGCGAGACCTGATAGCCGGTGCCGTCGATATCGCTGCGGTCGAGCAGCTTCGACGAAGCGATCGTCCCGCACGCGACGACCACCCCGACGCGGGCGCGGACGAGCCGCTGCGACCCGTCGGGGAGGATCAGCTTCACCGCCTCGGCCTCGCGCCGCCCGTCGATCGCGGTCTGCCAGACGATCCGCTCGGCCTTTGTCCCCGGCAGGATGCGCGCGCCGTGATCGCGGCACGCCTCGGGCAGATAAGTCTGCGCGATCCCCATCCGGCGGCCATAGGCGCAGCCCGAATTGCAATAGCCGCAATAGGCGCAGGCGGTCGGCGTGAAGGGCGGCCCGAAATTCTTCGCGAACCAGTCGGCGACCGCGCGCTGCTCGCGCGGGTCCGAAGAGGCGGCCGCATAAGCGGCCCACCCGTTCAGCAGATGCGGGCCGTTGTGCCGCCCGCTGCGCGGTTCGATCTTCGCGATGCCGAGCTTTGCCTGCACCGCATCATAGCTGGCGTGAAAGGCCGCGGCGTCCACCGGCGCCCCGATGCTCGCCCATTTCGCCAACACGTCGAGCGCGTCGGGGTGGGTGCGCCCCGGCTCGTTGACGCGCAGACATATCCCGTTGTTGATCGTCGACGATCCGCCGACGCAGCGCCCCTGAAAGACCACGAAATCGCGGTTGGTCGAGGTCTGCAGCGCGCCATGCTTGTAAAGGCTGGCGACCATGTCGAGTTCGTGATGGGTGATCGCGTAGCTGGGGTAGAAGGGACCCGCCTCGACGACCAGCACCTTGTACCCCTGGGCCGCGATGTTGAACGCCGCGACCCCGCCGCCGGCGCCCGACCCGAGGACGATCACGTCATATTCGTCGCCGAGGCTGGCCGCGTCGAGGATATGCGCCGGGTCGATCTCGCGCCCGTGCACGGCTTCGATCGGTATCTCGCCCGTCCCGCGCTGGCGGAATTTGGGCAGGGTAAAGCCGATCTGGCGATGCACCGGGTTCGCCGCATTCGCATCCTGATCGCCGGGTTCGAGCCCCGGCTGCCAATGGCCGTAATAGCAGGCATAGACGATGCCGCGCAGCCGGGCCATGTCCTGAAACAGGTCGATCTGGCTGTTCTGCAACCGGTCCCTGACCTTCTCCGCGCGTCCCGCGACATCGTCTTCGGTGAAGAAGGGGCCGCCGAGCACGAGCTCGGTCGCGGTCAGCGACAGGCGGATTTCGTCGAGCTTGGTGCCGCCGACCTTGGCAAACAGGTCGCAGATGTTGGCGACAACCTGATCGGCCGAAATCACCATATCGGCGCCGTCAAACAACGCCTCGGTGAGCGCCTTCAGAAATCTGAGTTGCCCGAAATTAAACGGTGCCGTCATCGCCGCTGCCCCCTGTTTCGGGGACCGTCTTACGCGATCTGGCTGCCTCCATCCACCGGAACGAGCGCGCCGTTGATATAGCTCGCGCGGGCGGAGAGCAGGAAGACGATCGCGTCGGCATATTCGCGGGGTTCGCCCATGCGCTGCCCCCAAAAAGCGGCGCCGTGGCCGGCCATCATCCGCCGCTCGATCTCCTGCTGCGACACGCCCGCCGCCGCGGCCTCGTCGGCGATCGCAGCGTCGAGCCGCGCGGTGCGGATCCATCCCGGCAACACCGCGTTGACGCGAACGCCGCTGCCCGCGACATCGCGCGCGAGATTCTTGACGAGATGCGCGAGCGCCGCCTTCATCGCGCCATATTGCGCGGTGCTTTCGCTGTAATGGCGCACCGAATTGGCCAGCACATTGACCACCGCCCCCTGCCCCGCCGCCTTCATCGCCGGGATCACCGCCCGGTTGAGCCGCGCGGCGGTCAGGAAAATCCCCTCGAAGGCTGCGATCCACGACGCGTC encodes:
- a CDS encoding alpha/beta hydrolase family protein; translation: MGEQQLRFDPAGVPRATILIVPPLFEEANRTRRTLVLAMRALAVDGYAALLPDLPGQNESLVPLADVDLARWQDALAEVTAAIDGPVIIASIRGGALIDHRAKGTAWWRLAPAGGASLLRTLMRARVSADREAGLATSLESLQTEAKAAPLLLAGNRLSPAMTEQLGAAEAQPVSPLRSIGLGADGIAGTPLWLRAEPGEDGAMAQAIAADISEWSRSCGIG
- a CDS encoding hydrolase 1, exosortase A system-associated — encoded protein: MRHRLTFACDGAMLAATLDEAPGTTGLLIVSGGNEIRSGAHRGMAMLAGRVAAAGYPVFRFDRRGIGDSEGANGGYTSNAPDIAAAIAAFRNAAPQLTRIAAFGNCDAASALLLHQPLPIDALILANPWTYESDEAEADEPALPPASAIRARYLSRLKDPKSLLRLFKGEIDIGKLFRGLSALGKPAAPAAPDGLPARLDAALAGVACPATILLATGDRTAQAFIENCRTDSLSIERLASPSHSFAGDDADWLFQRILGALAG
- a CDS encoding RidA family protein, with amino-acid sequence MTQRDPVFPAGRHDLYTSQTYSAAIRSGDLLFVSGMVGSRSDGSPEPDFEAQVRLAFANLKATLQAGGCGLDDIVDVTTFHTDPENQFGTIMKIKSETFPQAPYPNWTAIGVNWLAGFDFEIKVIARIPG
- a CDS encoding acyl-CoA ligase (AMP-forming), exosortase A system-associated; this translates as MTKAAKPPSHPIDHLARCGAPDAAALLIGDKVTRFAELDAGVGRLASWLLEQAGGPGERVASWSAKTRLACMMPLAAARAGLIHVPVNPLLKGAQVAHILADSGAKLLVTNGARADMLGDTRLDECAVRDLKVAEEVIDSGGQGLPLSLAEPDDLAAILYTSGSTGRPKGVMLSHANLWLGAESVASYLKLAPEDRVLAVLPLSFDYGQNQLLSTWFAGGGVAPLDYLTPRDVVKAVARHGATTLAGVPPLWVQLVESDWPAETAGSLRRLTNSGGALTPSLIDAMRATFPSADIYPMYGLTEAFRSTYLDPKFVADHPTSMGRAIPHAEILVCRPDGTITADEEPGELVHCGPLVAKGYWQDAERTAQRFKPAPRASQYGGMAVWSGDTVRRDANHLLYFVGRDDAMIKTAGNRVSPTEVEDVAVASGLVYEAVAFGIPDERLGAAIILIVRGKDGVADGEGLAAYLRQNLPNFMQPQVVEWRDELPRNPNGKLDRVAIAADWRQEVTA
- a CDS encoding TetR/AcrR family transcriptional regulator, which encodes MAARRRAETMEENRGKLIAAGRKAFASEGFAAASMDELTASVGLTRGALYHNFGDKQGLLAAVVAEVDGEMAARARAASADAGDDWERLLAEGEAYIAMALDPEVRRIVLLDGPAFLGDPSHWPSQNACLEATKQVVEKLIADAVMKSVDIEAAARLLCGAALNAALWVAASDDPQSVLPKAVGAFRLMAEGFLSREG
- a CDS encoding class I SAM-dependent methyltransferase; this encodes MASWWERHGVPRLIKCACSQGQIMKLRSKIVPHAQGDVLELGCGGGINMEFYDPSRIASFTGLDPSPELLAMSRAAAQARGMTADIRGGVGEAMPFESARFDTIVTTFTLCSVADQAAVLAEIRRVLKPGGTALFLEHGGAPDPGVAKWQRRIEPLWKRIGGNCHLTRPIADAYERAGFAVDRQAAAYVPKTPRPFGWTEYGAARPLR
- a CDS encoding pyridoxal-dependent decarboxylase, exosortase A system-associated yields the protein MKPHGPIPPGFTADDDGMLMIGSDRAEALVDAAGDTPLFVYDSALLTARVAEWRAAMPDNVQLHFAMKANPYAPLLAYMARLVDGFDVASGGELKAALASGMAADHISFAGPGKRDRELEAAIAAGATLNLESAGEAERALSIGARLGVTPKLAVRVNPDFDLKGSGMKMGGGAKPFGVDADEVPALVRRLIDAGADWQGFHIFAGSQALDAAAIAETQAQTVALAARLADEAGAVPPLVNLGGGMGVPYFPGDKAVDAAAVGAALAETLDARDRALEDSRFAMELGRWLVAEAGVYLTRVVDRKVSHGETFLVTDGGLHHQLAASGNFGTVIRRNYPIAVANRFGGEAVETVSVVGCLCTPLDRLGDQVALPRADVGDLIAVFQAGAYGASASPATFLGQGPAREMLV
- a CDS encoding GNAT family N-acetyltransferase translates to MAADARAAGFASPFDRGEWFDLLETHGFAGAGRIDARGTSDGVSAWLPLRREGPGRFAGLTNWYSFSIRPLFSGSGDRAAALADLFGKLREQAARLSLYPVPDADRAAIADALRTAGWWVKALPAGDRHWLDLSDMDHDGWWDSRPGALKNTVKRKAKKGVVDIALFDVFDADAWAAYEQIYAASWKPEEGDPALLRAFAEAESARGAFRMGLARIAGEPVAAQYWTVEDGSAFIHKLAHVEDSLKASPGTLLSAALFRHVIEVDGVRRVDFGTGNDAYKRDWMNRHEPLWRIEAFNPSRIAAWGPALKAFGRSMLGKDT
- the trxB gene encoding thioredoxin-disulfide reductase, translated to MAAVHHTKMLILGSGPAGLSAAIYAARAGMMPIVVQGLQPGGQLTITTDVENYPGFAEVIQGPWLMEQMTAQATHVGTSMIWDTIVDVDLSQRPFKLTGDGGDVYMAETLVIATGAQAKWLGVEGEQELGGKGVSACATCDGFFYRGKKVVVIGGGNTAVEEALYLTNHSDDVTLIHRRDHLRAEKILQDRLHANPKIKVLWNKRVDRFVAGEGVSGLVGVDLIDTVTGEASHEPTDGGFVAIGHSPSTELFKGKLPLDADGYLEVTPGTSLTSIPGVFAAGDVTDKVYRQAVTAAGMGCMAALDAERFLAEAEYHALVDA
- the trhO gene encoding oxygen-dependent tRNA uridine(34) hydroxylase TrhO, yielding MFQVAALYRFAPFDDPAALRQPLLDLCATHEVKGTLLLAREGINGTVAASAEGVAAVIAHIRALPDCAGLDVKYSSAAAMPFQRMKVRLKKEIVTMKVPGLDPARNAAPYVDPADWNALVDDPDTVLIDTRNGFEVGYGSFSGAVDPQTRSFGDFPDWWRAHAAEFAGKRIAMFCTGGIRCEKSTAFLRSEGVEDVVHLKGGILAYLEQVPETESRWHGSCFVFDERVSVGHGLVEVGEKEEPVT
- a CDS encoding acyl carrier protein, yielding MTDHINVDATLRALLADVLGLGEERAAALTADSGLFGELPEFDSMAVATVLTEMEDRLGILIDDDEIDGEIFETYGNLLAFSERKVAG